Proteins co-encoded in one Bacillus paramycoides genomic window:
- a CDS encoding ABC transporter ATP-binding protein, with translation MQGIKRYLQFVKPYRWLIAITIMIGLVKFGIPLIMPWLLKYIIDDVIQGGGTLQDKTSQLVTAIGIAFFIFAVLRPPIEYYRQYFAQRIANTILYDLRKHIFGHLQKLSLRYYSNTKTGEIISRVIHDVEQTKDFVITGLMNVWLDTATIAIAIIVMFSMNIKLTFVALLILPIYVVAVKYFFGRLRKLTKERSQALATMQGYLHERIQGMQVTRSFALEEYEGKQFEKRNNEFLTKALTHTSWTARTFSAVNTLTDLGPLLVIGFAAYEVIQGQLTLGTMVAFVGYMDSLYSPLRRLVNSSTTLTQSFASMDRVFELLDEKYDIVNVPSAVQTKKLNGEVIFDNVSFRYNSDEKEILHNLSLTMSPGEKVALVGASGGGKSSLASLIPRFYDVSSGAVYVDGIDVRKYDMRNLRSHIGIVLQDNLLFSDTVGANILYGNPKATEEEVIAAAKAAQIHDFIIELPDGYDTVVGERGVKLSGGQRQRVAIARVFLKNPSLLILDEATSALDLENERYIQEALQTLAADRTTIIIAHRLATITHVDTIIYIEDGEIKETGSHEELMKKRGFYYNLYQLQHITETAPLA, from the coding sequence GTGCAAGGTATAAAAAGATATTTGCAATTTGTTAAACCATATCGATGGCTTATTGCTATTACGATTATGATTGGTCTAGTTAAATTCGGCATCCCGCTTATTATGCCGTGGTTATTAAAATACATTATTGATGATGTAATTCAGGGTGGAGGGACACTTCAAGATAAAACGTCCCAACTAGTAACAGCGATTGGGATTGCTTTTTTTATTTTTGCAGTGTTAAGACCGCCAATTGAATATTATCGTCAATATTTCGCGCAGCGTATCGCAAATACAATCCTATATGATTTGCGAAAGCATATTTTTGGTCATTTGCAAAAGTTGAGTTTACGCTATTATTCGAATACAAAAACAGGCGAGATTATTTCACGTGTCATTCATGATGTAGAACAAACGAAGGACTTTGTAATTACTGGTTTGATGAATGTTTGGTTAGATACGGCAACGATTGCTATCGCTATTATTGTTATGTTTTCTATGAATATAAAATTAACATTTGTTGCGCTATTAATTTTACCTATTTATGTAGTAGCAGTGAAATATTTTTTCGGACGTCTTCGAAAATTGACGAAAGAGCGTTCACAAGCGTTAGCAACGATGCAAGGATATTTACATGAACGTATTCAAGGGATGCAAGTGACACGTAGCTTTGCATTAGAAGAGTATGAGGGGAAGCAGTTTGAAAAAAGAAATAATGAATTTTTGACGAAAGCGTTAACGCATACGAGTTGGACTGCGAGAACATTTTCGGCGGTAAATACGTTAACAGATTTAGGACCATTACTTGTAATCGGTTTTGCAGCATATGAAGTGATTCAGGGGCAATTAACATTAGGGACTATGGTTGCTTTTGTTGGATATATGGATAGTTTATATAGTCCACTTCGCCGCCTTGTTAATTCCTCTACAACATTAACGCAGTCTTTCGCATCGATGGATCGAGTGTTTGAACTGTTAGATGAAAAATATGATATTGTGAATGTCCCAAGTGCGGTACAAACGAAGAAATTAAATGGTGAAGTGATATTTGATAATGTATCTTTTCGTTACAATTCCGATGAAAAAGAGATATTACATAACCTTTCATTAACTATGTCGCCTGGAGAGAAGGTCGCGCTTGTAGGAGCGAGTGGGGGAGGGAAGTCATCTCTTGCTAGTTTAATCCCTCGTTTCTATGATGTTTCTTCAGGTGCAGTTTATGTAGATGGGATAGATGTCAGAAAGTATGATATGAGAAATTTACGTAGTCATATTGGAATTGTACTGCAAGATAATTTGTTATTTAGCGATACAGTCGGGGCAAATATTTTATACGGAAATCCGAAGGCTACAGAGGAAGAAGTAATTGCAGCTGCCAAAGCTGCGCAAATTCATGATTTTATTATAGAGTTACCTGATGGTTATGATACTGTCGTTGGGGAGCGCGGTGTAAAGTTATCTGGCGGACAAAGGCAACGTGTAGCGATTGCACGGGTGTTTCTAAAGAATCCATCGTTACTTATATTAGATGAGGCGACTTCCGCTTTAGATTTAGAAAATGAACGATATATTCAAGAGGCACTTCAGACGTTAGCTGCTGATCGGACGACGATTATAATCGCACATCGATTAGCGACAATTACACATGTGGATACGATTATTTATATTGAAGATGGTGAAATTAAAGAAACAGGTTCTCATGAAGAATTAATGAAAAAAAGAGGGTTTTATTACAATTTATATCAACTTCAGCATATAACAGAAACAGCTCCTTTAGCGTAA
- a CDS encoding aromatic acid exporter family protein: protein MKLGARILKTGIAITLALFACILLQLPSPVFAGISAIFAVQPSVYRSYLTALEQIQANVIGAVFAIAFATAFGHNPFIIGLTCILVIALTLQLRLENTISIALVTVIAIMEYQGEDFFSFALLRFATIMIGIIAASLVNLVFMPPKYETKLYHRIVDNTEEIVKWIRMNSRQASDFTTLKTDIDRMKEKMIKLNHYYLLYKEERSYTKKVQFAKIRKLVLFRQMLATTSRALSTLKSLHRTENELRYMPEEFQESIQNELDSLTHYHEQVLLKFIGKAKKQQSVEMLDEVETGKQELIDIFMDYQNKDDEEAYKTWLHLFPLISAIINYSEEVEHLDLLVDSFYTYHKPEAELKIDDKKEDE, encoded by the coding sequence ATGAAACTTGGTGCTCGCATTTTAAAAACGGGTATTGCCATCACATTAGCTTTATTTGCTTGTATTTTACTTCAATTACCGAGTCCGGTATTTGCAGGAATCTCAGCTATATTCGCTGTTCAACCGTCTGTATACCGTTCGTATTTAACTGCACTTGAACAAATTCAAGCAAACGTCATTGGTGCGGTATTCGCTATCGCATTCGCTACTGCTTTTGGACATAATCCTTTTATTATTGGATTAACATGTATATTAGTAATTGCACTTACACTGCAATTACGATTAGAAAACACAATATCAATTGCTTTAGTAACAGTTATCGCCATTATGGAGTATCAAGGCGAAGATTTCTTTAGTTTTGCCTTACTTCGCTTTGCGACAATTATGATTGGAATTATCGCGGCTTCACTTGTAAATTTAGTGTTTATGCCGCCAAAATACGAAACAAAGCTATATCATCGTATCGTTGATAATACAGAAGAAATTGTAAAATGGATTCGAATGAATAGCAGGCAAGCTTCTGATTTTACAACACTAAAAACTGATATTGATCGTATGAAAGAAAAAATGATCAAACTAAACCACTACTATTTGCTGTATAAAGAAGAAAGAAGCTACACGAAAAAAGTACAGTTCGCAAAAATTCGTAAGCTCGTTTTATTCAGACAAATGTTAGCGACGACAAGCCGTGCTTTAAGTACGTTAAAATCATTACATCGTACTGAAAATGAATTACGCTATATGCCAGAAGAATTTCAAGAATCTATCCAGAATGAACTTGATTCATTAACGCATTATCATGAACAAGTATTATTAAAATTTATTGGTAAAGCAAAAAAACAACAATCCGTTGAAATGCTTGATGAAGTTGAAACAGGTAAACAAGAATTAATTGATATCTTTATGGATTATCAAAACAAAGATGATGAGGAAGCGTATAAAACATGGCTACACCTCTTCCCTCTTATTTCTGCCATTATTAACTATAGTGAAGAAGTAGAGCATTTAGATTTACTTGTGGATAGCTTCTACACATACCATAAACCAGAAGCAGAACTCAAAATCGACGATAAAAAAGAAGATGAATAA
- a CDS encoding glutamate synthase-related protein — protein MLNKTNTWTPSLLRDYKNAEHDACGIVSVMEKRKIPTKENIDLCIQSLVKMNHRAGFINGEGDGIGIHIDVPKALWSEKLKSSGYNPTIVDHPHFIVGHFFLNKNANVVNLKNHIRTQLSNENFAILFESDDVINSDALGPLGKQEEPLFWQVALIAETEVKNIEQTLFSVTIKIEENEAIHVASLSRDHVVYKVLGAGDTLVAYYNDLQHPLIASTMTLGHNRYSTNTLSNFFRVQPFSILGHNGEINTIAKLRDQADMIHVPLTAGGSDSQDLNRTLETLLVQYDYSLFEAMDILFPPIINEIKLYEPHLQDLYTYIREAWGHFAQGPAGIISRYKDEAVFSVDSLGLRPVWKVETESSYIFSSEPGVVSPTEYVAEPKPLAPGEKVGLKWNEQDELVLYEYDKYQAQVYDRFKKRVDTKDYYLNLSTPETKEIQGLCDSMHVETKQYVAFGWDREHIQLLEQMATKGVEPIRSLGHDSPLAALDTDRRNIADFIKESVAVVTNPAIDRDREVEHFSTRTILGERPSLLAGAKQPFVVEMLSPIILEGSVAQSIAEELHTITYEQLIQLFNTHSSIATISATFSQAETLQCALNRISSEAITAVNAGASLLLIDDADAHLNGRLWIDPHLVTAKVHQILSENKLRRNCSLVIRSGALRSLHDIVTLYGLGADSINPYLLFATVNDGTKTPITNLYHALNKGLEKVISTIGIHELRGYGRLYSSIGLHEEIANILQITNFFGSNNLAFSLESLAEDAQMRADDYNNPKVRMRKSFHIFPRIWKAIGDVAKGNSYDDYREKLSELEENNPIAIRHLVQTKETKHVVPTEEVSISIQTHDLPFIISSMSFGSQNEIAFRAYAEAADQLNMISLNGEGGEIKDMIGKYPHTRGQQVASGRFGVNAELLNSSNLIEIKIGQGAKPGEGGHLPGSKVTAKIAEARNATIGSDLISPSNNHDIYSIEDLAQMITEIKTANQLAKVAVKVPVVPNIGTIAVGIAKAGADFINISGFDGGTGAARIHALQHVGLPVEIGVKAAHNALLEANMRHKVEIWADGGIRSVNDALKIMLLGANRIGFGTLSMIAIGCTTCRGCHLDTCHVGIATQIESEAQAKEHGLRRFVPRELESAVAGLLHLFTTFGLELKRLTGNLGYTNLQEIVGRSDLLEQVRGGNLLDLCNLLQTIEHPSITKTEDVPEKQFETVHSPHSKELVGVGVEQRVMGGLESCYRVRSKLYEDTKLEPLTLKYTNGSIPGNGLGAYNSENLFIHVNGGAQDGIGKTSFGGGIYITKAKGKDGIYYNGSVGKGFGYGAQKGALYVQGNADARAGIRLSGADMIIGGRMTKPLREKEQGNIGAYSNIKGFAFEYMTNGRALVLGDPGPWICAGMTGGVVYLRHDSSLGLTEQALKRRIAKGANVTLQPISKNGVQDVTELLLDYIRVLNEHEQYEEVALLTPLLDDMQHQFFEIIPKKEQADPSISTE, from the coding sequence ATGCTCAATAAAACAAATACATGGACACCGTCTTTATTGCGAGATTATAAAAATGCAGAACATGATGCGTGTGGAATCGTTTCCGTTATGGAGAAACGAAAAATTCCTACAAAAGAAAACATTGATCTTTGCATACAATCGCTCGTTAAAATGAATCATAGAGCTGGTTTCATTAATGGTGAAGGCGATGGAATCGGTATTCACATTGATGTACCAAAAGCACTTTGGAGTGAAAAACTAAAAAGTAGCGGATATAATCCAACGATCGTAGATCATCCCCACTTTATCGTTGGACATTTTTTTCTAAACAAAAACGCAAATGTAGTTAATTTAAAAAATCATATTCGTACACAACTAAGCAACGAAAACTTTGCAATTCTTTTTGAAAGTGACGATGTAATAAACTCCGATGCACTCGGTCCACTTGGTAAACAAGAAGAACCTTTATTTTGGCAAGTTGCCCTTATCGCTGAAACTGAAGTTAAAAATATTGAGCAAACATTATTTTCAGTAACGATAAAAATAGAGGAAAACGAAGCGATTCATGTTGCTTCCTTAAGTCGTGATCATGTTGTATATAAAGTTCTCGGTGCTGGTGATACGCTTGTAGCCTATTACAATGATTTACAACACCCGCTGATCGCTTCAACTATGACACTAGGACATAATCGCTATTCTACAAATACATTATCTAATTTTTTTCGTGTACAACCATTTAGCATTCTCGGACATAATGGTGAAATTAACACGATTGCAAAATTACGCGATCAAGCTGACATGATTCATGTTCCACTTACTGCTGGGGGCAGCGACTCCCAAGATTTAAACCGCACCTTAGAAACTCTACTTGTTCAATACGACTACAGTTTATTTGAAGCAATGGATATACTATTCCCACCAATTATTAATGAAATTAAACTTTATGAGCCACATTTACAAGATTTATATACGTATATACGTGAAGCATGGGGCCATTTTGCACAAGGTCCAGCTGGTATTATTTCACGCTATAAAGATGAAGCTGTTTTCAGCGTCGATTCCCTTGGACTACGACCAGTTTGGAAAGTAGAGACAGAGAGTTCTTATATTTTCTCTTCTGAACCTGGAGTTGTATCTCCAACTGAATATGTAGCTGAACCTAAACCACTCGCTCCTGGAGAAAAGGTCGGCCTAAAGTGGAATGAACAAGATGAGCTTGTTCTTTATGAATATGACAAATACCAAGCTCAAGTATACGACCGTTTTAAAAAGCGAGTTGATACTAAAGATTATTATTTAAACTTATCTACCCCTGAAACGAAAGAAATCCAAGGATTATGTGATTCTATGCACGTTGAAACGAAGCAATACGTTGCTTTCGGATGGGATCGTGAACATATTCAGCTTCTTGAACAGATGGCAACAAAAGGCGTTGAGCCAATTCGTTCACTTGGGCATGACTCACCACTCGCTGCACTCGATACTGATAGACGAAATATCGCTGACTTCATTAAGGAAAGTGTAGCTGTTGTTACAAATCCAGCAATCGATCGCGATCGAGAAGTTGAACACTTCTCCACACGAACGATACTTGGCGAACGCCCAAGTTTATTGGCTGGTGCTAAACAGCCATTTGTAGTTGAGATGCTTTCCCCAATTATTTTAGAAGGAAGTGTAGCACAATCTATTGCAGAAGAATTACACACAATTACGTACGAGCAACTTATACAGCTATTCAATACTCATAGCTCTATCGCTACAATCTCTGCTACATTCAGTCAGGCAGAAACTTTACAATGTGCCTTAAATCGAATTAGTTCTGAAGCAATAACAGCCGTGAACGCTGGAGCTTCCCTATTATTAATAGACGATGCTGATGCTCACCTAAATGGACGATTATGGATTGATCCGCATTTAGTTACCGCTAAAGTACATCAAATATTAAGCGAAAATAAATTACGCCGAAACTGCTCTCTCGTTATACGTTCTGGTGCCCTTCGCTCCTTACACGATATCGTCACACTGTATGGATTAGGAGCAGATAGTATTAATCCATATTTATTATTTGCAACCGTAAATGATGGGACGAAAACACCTATTACGAATTTATATCATGCACTTAATAAAGGGCTAGAAAAAGTCATTTCAACAATCGGAATTCATGAATTACGCGGTTACGGTCGCCTCTATTCTTCTATCGGATTACATGAAGAAATCGCAAACATATTACAAATTACGAATTTCTTCGGTTCAAATAATTTAGCTTTCTCGCTTGAGTCACTTGCTGAAGATGCACAAATGCGAGCAGATGATTATAACAATCCTAAAGTTAGAATGCGAAAATCTTTTCATATATTCCCGCGAATTTGGAAAGCAATCGGTGATGTCGCAAAAGGAAACTCTTATGATGATTACCGTGAAAAATTAAGTGAATTAGAAGAAAATAATCCAATCGCGATTAGACATCTTGTTCAAACGAAAGAAACAAAACATGTCGTTCCGACTGAAGAAGTGTCCATCAGTATTCAAACTCATGATTTACCATTTATTATTAGCTCCATGTCATTCGGTTCTCAAAATGAAATTGCCTTTCGTGCATATGCAGAAGCGGCCGATCAGCTAAATATGATTAGCTTGAACGGTGAAGGCGGCGAAATTAAAGATATGATTGGAAAATATCCACATACACGTGGACAACAAGTTGCATCTGGGCGATTTGGTGTAAACGCCGAACTACTAAATTCATCAAACCTAATTGAAATAAAAATCGGGCAAGGTGCAAAGCCTGGTGAAGGTGGGCATTTACCAGGTTCAAAAGTAACAGCCAAAATCGCCGAAGCACGTAACGCTACAATTGGCTCAGATTTAATTTCACCTTCTAACAACCATGATATTTATTCCATTGAAGATTTAGCTCAAATGATTACAGAAATTAAAACGGCCAATCAACTTGCGAAAGTAGCTGTAAAAGTTCCTGTCGTCCCTAACATTGGAACAATTGCTGTCGGTATCGCAAAAGCTGGTGCTGATTTTATTAACATTAGCGGATTTGATGGTGGTACAGGTGCCGCACGTATTCACGCATTGCAACATGTAGGGCTTCCTGTAGAAATTGGTGTGAAAGCCGCTCACAATGCTTTATTAGAAGCAAATATGAGACATAAAGTAGAAATTTGGGCTGACGGTGGTATTCGAAGTGTGAATGATGCCTTAAAAATCATGCTTCTTGGGGCAAACCGCATTGGATTTGGTACATTATCCATGATTGCAATTGGCTGTACAACTTGCCGCGGATGTCATCTAGATACTTGTCACGTTGGAATTGCAACACAAATTGAATCTGAAGCTCAGGCGAAAGAACACGGATTACGCCGCTTCGTCCCACGTGAATTAGAAAGCGCCGTCGCTGGATTATTACATTTATTCACTACTTTTGGCCTAGAACTAAAACGATTAACAGGAAATCTTGGTTATACAAATTTACAAGAAATTGTTGGGCGTTCCGATTTATTAGAACAAGTTCGAGGCGGAAATTTATTAGACTTATGTAATTTACTACAAACGATAGAACATCCATCTATCACCAAAACAGAAGACGTACCAGAAAAACAATTTGAAACAGTTCATTCCCCTCATTCAAAAGAATTAGTAGGCGTTGGCGTAGAGCAACGCGTTATGGGTGGGCTAGAATCTTGCTATCGCGTTCGTAGTAAATTATATGAAGACACGAAGCTTGAACCACTTACATTAAAGTATACGAATGGCTCTATTCCTGGAAATGGATTAGGTGCTTACAATAGTGAGAACTTATTTATACACGTAAATGGCGGTGCACAAGATGGCATTGGTAAAACCTCCTTTGGTGGTGGTATTTATATAACGAAAGCAAAAGGAAAAGACGGCATATATTATAACGGTTCTGTCGGAAAAGGTTTTGGATACGGTGCACAAAAAGGAGCGCTATACGTTCAAGGTAACGCCGATGCTCGCGCTGGCATTCGCCTCTCTGGAGCAGACATGATAATTGGAGGGCGCATGACAAAGCCACTCCGTGAAAAAGAGCAAGGAAATATAGGAGCATACTCTAATATTAAAGGTTTCGCTTTTGAATATATGACAAATGGGCGAGCGCTTGTTTTAGGGGATCCTGGTCCATGGATTTGTGCTGGTATGACTGGCGGTGTTGTTTATTTACGTCATGATTCAAGCTTAGGTTTAACAGAACAGGCCTTAAAAAGAAGAATCGCAAAAGGGGCAAATGTTACATTGCAACCAATTAGTAAAAATGGTGTGCAAGATGTGACTGAATTATTGCTAGATTATATTCGTGTATTAAATGAGCATGAGCAATACGAGGAAGTCGCTTTATTAACACCGTTACTCGATGATATGCAGCACCAATTTTTTGAAATCATCCCGAAAAAAGAACAGGCCGATCCATCTATCTCAACTGAGTGA
- the hemL gene encoding glutamate-1-semialdehyde-2,1-aminomutase — protein MVVKFTKSEALHKEALEHIVGGVNSPSRSFKAVGGGAPVAMERGKGAYFWDVDGNKYIDYLAAYGPIITGHAHPHITKAITTAAENGVLYGTPTALEVKFAKMLKEAMPALDKVRFVNSGTEAVMTTIRVARAYTGRTKIMKFAGCYHGHSDLVLVAAGSGPSTLGTPDSAGVPQSIAQEVITVPFNNVDTLKEALDKWGHEVAAILVEPIVGNFGIVEPKPGFLEKVNELVHEAGALVIYDEVITAFRFMYGGAQDLLGVTPDLTALGKVIGGGLPIGAYGGKKEIMEQVAPLGPAYQAGTMAGNPASMASGIACLEVLQQEGLYEKLDELGAMLEKGILEQAAKHNIDITLNRLKGALTVYFTTNTIEDYDAAQDTDGEMFGKFFKLMLQEGVNLAPSKYEAWFLTTEHTKEDIEYTIEAVGRAFAALADNK, from the coding sequence ATGGTAGTGAAATTCACAAAATCAGAAGCATTACATAAAGAAGCTTTAGAACATATCGTTGGCGGCGTTAATAGTCCTTCTCGTTCTTTTAAAGCAGTTGGCGGCGGCGCTCCTGTTGCTATGGAACGTGGAAAAGGCGCTTATTTCTGGGATGTAGACGGAAATAAATATATCGATTATTTAGCAGCATACGGTCCTATTATTACTGGACATGCTCACCCACACATTACAAAGGCAATTACAACAGCTGCTGAAAACGGTGTACTTTACGGAACACCAACAGCACTAGAAGTAAAATTCGCAAAAATGTTAAAAGAAGCAATGCCTGCATTAGATAAAGTCCGTTTCGTAAACTCTGGTACTGAAGCAGTAATGACAACAATTCGTGTCGCTCGTGCTTACACAGGCCGCACAAAAATTATGAAATTCGCTGGTTGTTACCACGGTCATTCTGATTTAGTACTTGTAGCAGCCGGATCTGGTCCTTCTACACTAGGAACTCCTGACTCAGCCGGTGTACCACAAAGTATCGCTCAAGAAGTTATTACCGTTCCATTTAATAATGTAGATACTTTAAAAGAAGCATTAGATAAATGGGGACATGAAGTAGCAGCTATTCTTGTAGAACCAATTGTTGGAAACTTCGGTATTGTAGAACCGAAACCTGGCTTCCTTGAGAAAGTGAATGAACTTGTTCACGAAGCTGGTGCACTAGTAATTTATGATGAAGTTATTACTGCTTTCCGCTTTATGTACGGTGGTGCTCAAGACTTACTTGGCGTAACACCAGACTTAACAGCTCTTGGTAAAGTTATTGGTGGCGGACTTCCAATCGGTGCTTACGGTGGTAAGAAAGAAATTATGGAACAAGTTGCCCCACTCGGACCTGCATATCAAGCCGGTACAATGGCAGGAAACCCTGCTTCTATGGCATCTGGTATTGCTTGTCTAGAAGTCCTTCAACAAGAAGGACTTTATGAGAAATTAGATGAACTTGGTGCAATGCTTGAAAAAGGAATTTTAGAGCAAGCTGCCAAACATAATATCGATATTACATTAAACCGTCTAAAAGGTGCTTTAACTGTATACTTCACAACAAATACAATTGAAGATTACGATGCAGCACAAGATACAGACGGTGAAATGTTCGGTAAATTCTTCAAGCTTATGCTTCAAGAAGGAGTTAACTTAGCGCCTTCTAAATACGAGGCATGGTTCTTAACGACAGAACATACAAAAGAAGATATTGAATATACAATTGAAGCTGTAGGCAGAGCATTTGCCGCTTTAGCAGACAATAAATAA
- a CDS encoding ABC transporter ATP-binding protein produces MKSVIEVQGLRKEFTAYSSRPGLKGAFRDLLNRNYKIVPAVNDVSFTVKQGEMVGYIGENGAGKSTTIKMLTGILTPTSGDILVNGMNPHKQREEFVRTIGVVFGQRSQLWWDIAVQESFRLLKKVYGVSDAQYKEHMEHVIETLDIGPLLDKPVRKLSLGQRMRCELAAALIHNPPLLFLDEPTIGLDVLVKLKIREFLKEMNERYKTTILLTTHDITDIEALCERVIMLDEGNIMYDGSLNNLRTQWGAEKEIHFQFVAPVSYQDLSMVMPDSHVVWSKAKEENAWIAKIPNEEVIISMLISKVVQAFQIKDLKINEVSTEEIIRNIYEEGIKHG; encoded by the coding sequence ATGAAATCGGTAATTGAGGTACAAGGGTTACGTAAAGAATTTACAGCCTATTCAAGTCGTCCAGGTTTAAAGGGTGCATTTCGCGATTTATTAAATCGTAATTATAAAATAGTACCAGCAGTAAATGATGTATCTTTTACTGTGAAACAAGGTGAAATGGTTGGATATATCGGTGAGAACGGTGCTGGTAAATCAACGACAATTAAAATGCTTACGGGGATTTTGACTCCGACATCAGGAGACATTTTAGTAAATGGGATGAACCCGCATAAGCAGAGAGAAGAATTTGTAAGAACTATTGGTGTTGTTTTCGGTCAACGCTCGCAACTTTGGTGGGACATTGCTGTACAAGAATCGTTTCGTTTATTAAAAAAAGTGTACGGTGTATCAGACGCTCAGTATAAAGAACATATGGAGCACGTGATTGAAACGTTAGATATTGGTCCTTTATTGGATAAGCCAGTTCGAAAGTTATCTTTAGGTCAAAGAATGCGTTGTGAATTAGCGGCAGCATTAATTCATAATCCGCCGTTATTATTTTTAGATGAACCAACAATTGGGCTAGATGTACTTGTGAAATTGAAAATACGTGAATTTTTAAAAGAAATGAATGAACGTTATAAAACAACAATTTTATTAACAACTCATGATATTACTGATATTGAAGCTTTATGTGAGCGCGTTATCATGCTGGATGAAGGAAATATTATGTATGACGGTTCTTTAAATAATCTTCGTACGCAGTGGGGAGCAGAGAAAGAAATACATTTTCAGTTTGTTGCACCAGTTTCCTATCAGGATTTATCAATGGTTATGCCAGATAGTCATGTCGTTTGGTCGAAAGCGAAAGAGGAAAACGCGTGGATTGCCAAAATCCCGAATGAAGAAGTTATTATTTCAATGCTTATTTCTAAAGTAGTACAAGCCTTTCAAATTAAAGATTTAAAAATTAACGAAGTGTCTACAGAGGAAATTATTCGTAACATTTATGAAGAAGGTATTAAACATGGGTAA
- a CDS encoding ABC transporter permease: protein MGKYIEMIRIRFLMMLAYRTNYYSGILIYTINIGAYYFLWQAIYSGKENIESLSISQMTTYIAIAWMARAFYFNNIDREIAMEIQEGRVAVELIRPYNYLGMKVMQGLGEGIFRFAFFSIPGMVIVTLLFSLQITTNFQTWLYFFLSLIFSFIINTQINLMTGMLTFFLFNNSGIMYAKRVVIDLFSGLLLPISFYPLWAQKAMVFLPFQAISYIPSMIFSEGIQGSKLYEALLFQVIWAIVLIIPIVLMWRTARKRLIVQGG from the coding sequence ATGGGTAAGTACATTGAAATGATTCGAATTCGCTTTTTAATGATGCTTGCGTATCGTACAAACTATTATAGCGGGATTTTAATTTATACAATTAATATCGGCGCGTATTATTTTTTATGGCAAGCAATTTATAGCGGAAAAGAGAATATTGAAAGTTTATCTATTTCGCAAATGACTACGTATATCGCAATTGCGTGGATGGCACGTGCCTTTTATTTTAATAATATAGACAGGGAAATTGCGATGGAGATTCAAGAAGGACGTGTAGCGGTAGAACTTATTCGTCCATATAACTATTTAGGAATGAAAGTGATGCAAGGTCTTGGTGAAGGAATATTTCGCTTTGCCTTCTTTTCAATTCCGGGTATGGTTATCGTTACCTTATTATTTTCATTGCAAATTACAACGAATTTTCAAACGTGGTTATATTTCTTCTTGTCTTTAATATTTAGTTTTATTATTAATACACAAATTAATTTAATGACGGGAATGCTTACATTCTTCTTATTTAATAATAGTGGAATTATGTATGCGAAACGTGTTGTTATTGATTTATTTTCAGGTCTATTATTACCAATTAGTTTTTATCCGTTATGGGCCCAAAAGGCAATGGTGTTTTTACCGTTTCAGGCCATTAGTTATATTCCGAGTATGATTTTTTCAGAAGGTATACAAGGAAGTAAATTGTATGAGGCATTATTATTCCAAGTAATTTGGGCAATTGTACTTATTATTCCAATTGTACTCATGTGGAGAACGGCGAGAAAACGTCTAATTGTACAAGGGGGATGA